In Sphingomonas sp. R1, a single genomic region encodes these proteins:
- a CDS encoding SDR family NAD(P)-dependent oxidoreductase: MTTHILLTGSSRGIGAATAALLGHDARVKLVGQGTRSGIPADFTDPAAPQALWDQALDALDGRIDVLINNAGIFEANPLEAPHDEWVEGWERTMRVNLTASAELCRLAVRHWQDRKSGGRIVNVASRAAYRGDSPAHWHYAASKAGMVGMTKSIARGYAGEGILAFAICPGFTMTGMAEDYLASRGGDKLLADIPLGRVAAPEEIAAIAKFCALDAPPSMTGAVLDANGASYVR, encoded by the coding sequence ATGACCACCCATATCCTCCTCACCGGCAGCAGCCGGGGCATCGGCGCGGCGACGGCGGCGCTGCTCGGGCATGATGCGCGCGTGAAGCTCGTCGGCCAGGGTACGCGCAGCGGCATCCCCGCCGACTTCACCGATCCCGCCGCCCCGCAGGCGCTCTGGGACCAGGCGCTCGACGCGCTGGACGGCCGGATCGACGTGCTGATCAACAATGCCGGCATCTTCGAGGCCAATCCGCTCGAGGCGCCCCATGACGAGTGGGTCGAAGGCTGGGAGCGCACGATGCGCGTCAACCTCACCGCCTCGGCCGAGCTCTGCCGTCTGGCCGTGCGCCACTGGCAGGACCGCAAGAGCGGCGGGCGCATCGTCAACGTCGCCAGCCGTGCCGCCTATCGGGGCGACAGCCCGGCGCACTGGCATTATGCCGCCTCCAAGGCCGGCATGGTCGGCATGACAAAGTCGATCGCGCGCGGCTATGCGGGCGAGGGCATCCTCGCCTTCGCGATCTGCCCCGGCTTCACGATGACCGGCATGGCCGAGGACTATCTGGCCAGTCGCGGCGGCGACAAGCTGCTGGCGGACATCCCGTTGGGCCGGGTCGCGGCGCCTGAGGAAATTGCCGCCATCGCCAAATTCTGCGCGCTCGATGCGCCCCCCTCGATGACCGGCGCGGTCCTCGACGCCAATGGAGCCAGCTATGTCCGCTGA
- a CDS encoding SMI1/KNR4 family protein — MSLERFAELWSSSSYPPDPVTEADIRIVEQRFDICLPDDYRQAVLRVGLPRPTIALLDAIVDRELDLRDLSEFLDPSEIVSVTSDWRDLGLPGDLVAFATDCMGNLFCFRDANHGEEAAPVFFFDHDTQAVDVIAPSFHQWIEEFCGVAPH; from the coding sequence ATGTCGCTGGAGCGATTTGCCGAACTGTGGTCGTCTAGCAGCTACCCTCCTGATCCAGTGACCGAGGCGGACATCCGCATCGTCGAGCAACGCTTCGACATTTGTCTTCCCGACGATTATCGCCAGGCAGTTCTGCGTGTAGGCCTGCCCCGCCCGACGATTGCGCTACTTGATGCGATCGTTGATCGGGAACTGGACTTGAGAGACCTTAGCGAATTCCTTGATCCGTCTGAAATCGTATCTGTTACAAGCGATTGGCGAGACTTGGGCCTGCCCGGGGATCTTGTCGCTTTCGCCACCGACTGCATGGGAAATCTATTCTGCTTTCGCGATGCGAACCATGGCGAGGAAGCGGCACCGGTGTTCTTCTTTGATCACGACACCCAGGCCGTGGACGTGATCGCTCCCTCCTTCCACCAATGGATCGAGGAGTTCTGCGGCGTAGCGCCGCACTGA